A single genomic interval of Octopus bimaculoides isolate UCB-OBI-ISO-001 chromosome 10, ASM119413v2, whole genome shotgun sequence harbors:
- the LOC106879765 gene encoding uncharacterized protein LOC106879765 — translation MIELVLTFHKPTNEVLDQYEKKQSISYFRQGEACNHIGALLHALVDIATNKKRGTLAPTAMKCKWNNPRKRKQSPKKAEQLSFGKNLSDSFSSVAGDTTAKPFEATVNLVRFKERLCKRDSNAGWLTNSEKVSKLDNTPDQGVSATTQVPNIIKDNIDFQFHDSTNLDTESVKEFFDKFLNNLKISEEQCVQVELISRGQNKNRTWKEQRKGRITSSSFGHVFVRKDTTPPDNLVKQVMGYNNEFKNSHISWGISHEPAVRRLYTKRIQAVHPNTSVKDCGLIINPSYPYLGASPDGLVDIPNFPDGPGLLEIKCPSSDKWKRLSPHECVKDSSFFCSVKDNEVVLKRHHSYFYQVQGQMALTGRKWCDFVVWTLKHPMSVERIYFDGNLWLTIVEKLKIFYLRGVLPEVFSSQVKRDIPLYAS, via the exons ATGATAGAGTTGGTACTCACTTTTCATAAGCCTACCAATGAAGTGTTAGATCAGTATGAGAAAAAACAA TCTATTTCTTATTTTAGACAAGGAGAAGCCTGTAACCATATCGGAGCTTTATTACATGCCCTTGTGGACATAGCTACCAATAAGAAACGTGGGACCTTGGCACCAACTGCCATGAAATGCAAGTGGAATAATCCAAGAAAACGAAAACAGAGCCCTAAGAAAGCTGAACAACTGTCATTTGGAAAAAACCTTAGCGATAGTTTTTCAAGTGTAGCAGGTGATACAACTGCAAAGCCCTTTGAGGCTACTGTAAATTTAGTACGTTTCAAAGAAAGATTATGCAAAAGAGATTCAAATGCAGGGTGGCTAACTAATTCTGAGAAAGTCAGCAAACTTGATAACACTCCAGACCAGGGTGTCTCTGCGACGACACAAGTGCCTAATATTATTAAAGACAACATTGACTTTCAATTTCACGACAGCACTAATTTAGATACTGAATCTGTCAAGGAATTCTTTGACAAATTCTTGAATAATTTAAAGATTAGTGAGGAACAGTGTGTTCAAGTTGAACTTATTTCCAggggacaaaacaaaaacagaacatgGAAAGAACAAAGGAAGGGTCGAATTACCAGTTCTAGTTTTGGTCATGTCTTTGTTCGTAAAGACACGACTCCACCGGACAACCTTGTAAAACAAGTAATGGGGTATAACAACGAATTTAAAAATAGCCATATCTCCTGGGGTATAAGTCATGAGCCTGCTGTTCGACGATTGTACACAAAAAGGATACAGGCAGTTCACCCCAATACAAGTGTGAAGGATTGTGGATTGATTATTAATCCCTCCTATCCATATCTTGGTGCAAGCCCAGATGGATTAGTTGATATACCTAACTTTCCAGACGGACCAGGATTGCTTGAAATCAAATGTCCATCAAGTGACAAATGGAAACGGTTATCCCCTCATGAATGTGTAAAAGacagttctttcttttgttctgttaAAGACAATGAAGTTGTGCTGAAAAGACATCACTCCTATTTTTATCAAGTGCAAGGGCAGATGGCATTAACTGGAAGAAAATGGTGTGATTTTGTAGTTTGGACCCTTAAACATCCAATGTCAGTGGAGAGGATCTACTTTGATGGGAACTTGTGGCTAACAATTGtggaaaaactgaaaatattctatCTTAGAGGTGTTCTGCCAGAAGTATTCTCCAGTCAAGTAAAGCGAGATATCCCACTTTATGCAAGCTAG